The window CGCCGAGCGCGACGCGGCCGAGGTGCCGCTCGGCGTCGAGGGCCCGGTCGGACCGGCGTGGCCTCGCCTCGGGCCGAGTTCGAGCCGTGAGGCGCGTGGACGGGCTGCTCGGCGCGCGTACGCGAGCGGCCGTTCGTCGCTGCCCCGCGACGGGCGGCGGGCGGCGACAGCGTCCGGCTCAGCCGTGCGCGAGTGCGGACAACCCGCCGGCGGTCTCGACGTCGAAGCGGGTGACGAGGCCGCCGTCGATCCGGAAGAGGTGGCGGACCGTCTCGTCGAGGAGGACGTTGCCCTCGAGGTCGCGCACGACCTGGTGCACCTCGACCGCCGTGGCGCCGTCGGCGCGCCGGCTCACGCGCGCCGGGTCCACCTGGGGCTGGATCGCCGCCCACTGCCGCGTCCAGTAGGCACGGACGGCCTCGCGCCCGTGCTCGTACCCGCCCTCCATGCCGTTCGCCCAGACCACGTCGCCGTGCAGGCGCGCCAGCACGGCCGGGAGGTCCCGCCGGTTGAAGCCCGCGTAGACCGCGCGCACCACCGCCTCGTCGTTTGCCACCTCGCCCGTTACGTCGTCCGTTCTGTCGTCCGTTACGTCGTCCGGTACCGCGTCGGTCATCGCGTCGTGCCTCGGCTGGAGGGGAGCTTGCGCGGGTCCACCCGGACGGCAGCGGGCGCCCGTGCCAGTGGGGCACCCGCGCCCGCCGCTGCCAGGGCACATGTATATAGGTAACTATGCTCGCTAATAGGCACCTATGCAAGGGGTGCGGGTACGACGCCAGCATGACGTCTGACGCGCCGTCTCCCGACGTGCTCTCCACACCCGGGCACCTGATCAGCCTCGCGGCGCGGGGGTTCGCGCGCCTCAGCGAGGCGCGCCTGAAGCCGCTGGGCTTCGGCGTCGGCCACCTACCGGTACTGGTCGCCCTGCAGGAGGGCCGGGCCGCGACGCAGCGGGACCTCGCGCGCGTCGCGCGGGTCGAGCAGCCGTCGATGGCGCAGCTGCTGGCCCGGATGGAGCGGGACGGCCTGATCCGGCGCACGCCCAGCGCCACCGACGGGCGCAGCCGCCGCGTCGCGCTCACGGCCGCCGCCGAGGCGCGCCTGCCGCACGCCCGCGCCGTGCTGCTCGAGGGCAACCGCGAGGCGCTCAGCGACTTCACGAACGAGGAGGCCGCACAGCTCGTCGCCCTGCTCACGCGGGTGATCGCCAACCTCGACCGGATCGCGACCGCGGACGCGCCGCCGCCTTCGGCCCGCGACTGACGCGCACACAGCGGCCGGCCGTTCTGCGACGGACGCCCGCGTGTCTCGCCCGTTAGGCAGTCCGGCAGCCGTGACGAGTTCTGGCGCACCGGTGGGCCGTCGACCGCGCCGCCTCGAAACTCTCGTCCGTGTGAGACGCTGACGCGCCGGGCGAGCGACACATCAGGCGCAGAACACGAGCGTTTGCGGCGCAGCCGAGGCGTCCAGCACGCGGCGTGGGCGGGGACCTCACGGCCGAGCGCACCCCGGGCGTGGCGGGCACGTTCACGCTCGCGCGGCCAGCGGCCTAACAGGCCGCGCGGGCGCGCGGCCGACGGTCTCACCCGCTCGCGCCGATACCCGCCGCCCGCTGCCCCGCCGCGGTGCGCTCGCCGTCGTCCCAGCGCAGGCGGACGCTCGCCCGCCGTTCCTGCTCGTCGCGCTGCCCCAGGAACTCTCCGATCGAGGCGAGCGACTCGATATGGTCGCAGAAGATCTTGAACGTCGCCAGGAGCGGCACCGCGATGAAGGCACCGGGCACGCCCCAGATCCAGAACCAGAACGCGAGCCCGACGAAGAGCGCCACCGGGTTGAGGGACAGCCGGTGGCCGAGGAGTAGGGGAGCGACGAGGTTCCCCTGGATCAGGTTGATCAGGAGGAAGCTGGTGGGCACGAGCAGCGCGTGGCCGACGCTGTCGAACGTCGTCACGGCGGCCACGGTCAGGATGACCACCATCGACAGCGCCCCGAGGTACGGGATGTACTCGAACAGGACGACGAGCGCCCCCCATAATGCGGGCGTCGGCATTCCCCACAGGTACATCACGCCGGTCACCACCAGCCCTTCCCCGACGTTCAGCACCGTCGCCGTGAGCAGGTAGGTCGAGATCGAGGACTCCGTCTCGCGGGCGATCTGCACCGCCTTCCGCTTCTCGCCCAAGTTCGGCAGCACCTTGATCAACTTCTGGAGGAAGAGGTCGCCCGAGGCGAGGAGGAAGTAGAGAAGGATCAAGACCTCGAGGATGCTCGCGATGGAGCGCTGCGTCGTGCCGAACACGCGAGCGGCGAGGCTCGGCCCCTCGACGACGACCGCCGCCGGTTTGGCCCCTGCGGCGCCCGCGCCCGCCGCGGCGGTCGTCGCCCCGTTCGCGACCTGCTCGGCGGTCTTGGACGCACGCTGGAGCGGTTTGAGGATCTTGCCAAGCTTGGCTTCGGCCGTCGCCAGCGTCCGCGGCGCCGTGGTGGCCCAGTCCCGGACGGCTCCGGAGAGCCCGAACGCGCCAGAGCCCAGCACCCCAAGCATGGTCAGGACGATGAGGCCGGCGCCGAGGGGCGGCGGAATCCGGACCCGCGCGAACGCCCGCACCACCGGGCTCAGCAGAAAACTGAGCAGGAGGGCGAAGACGATCGGGAGGAGGAACTCGCGCGCGAAGTACAGCGTGTATAACACCGCGAGTGCCGTCAGGATGGTGAGGTTGGCCGACCGGACCCCGAGGCTCGCGACCGCGGCCCCCGTCTTGGCGAGGTCCGGCTCGGCTGCGTCCGGGCCCACCGCCCGTGCGGCGGCCGCCACGTCCACATCCGGCGTCAGGACCGAACCGTCATGCCTCGCGTCGCGCCCGGCCTCGCGCGCCACGTGGCGTGGCACATCGGGCGCGCTGTGTCCCGCGTCGTCGATCATTGGTGCCCTCTTCTGGTTGTGGCGACGCGCTCGCGTGCACGGGACGCGCGGTCATTCACGCGCCGTCTCCGCAGCGGTACGCGGGCCGTCGACGTCGGCGGGCATGTCGCGCGCCAGGAGGCGTCGCCTGGCGGCTGGGCGAACCCATTCAGGGTGCGCGTGGGGGCGTAAGGGGGGGCGACGAGGTCGCGCCGCGCTTGGCGTTGAGCACGCAGCGGCGGTGCATAGCCGCCGCACGCGAGACATGGTGCAGGCAGCTGGTGGATCCGTCGCCTGAGACCGCGCGTGGCGACGCGCGCTCCGCCGGCGCCGCACCCACCCGGAACGTGCTCTGAGCGCCCATCTCGGCAGGGTCGTTTCTGAGCACGAGCTGCCCGGGTCCTGGAACGCGGAGCACAACCGGTCCCGCGCCACCACGTGTTGATTGCCGGAACGCCGGGCTTTTCCGAGCCATCGGTGCTCGCGCCGCAGCGGCTTGACAAGTATTCCCATATGGGAATATATAGACCCCGTGGCGCGCCTCGCGACGACGGCCGACGTCTTCACCGCGATCGCCGAGCCCCGGCGGCGCGAGATCCTCGACCTGCTCAGCGACGGCCGGGCGCGGGCGGTCGGCGACGTCGTCGCGCGGCTGGCGCTCGCGCAGCCCGCGGTCTCCAAGCACCTCGGCGTGCTGCGCGCCGTCGGGCTCGTGTCGGTCGCGAAGGCCGGCCAACACCGACTGTACCGGCTCGACGCGGCGCCGCTCGCGTCCGTGCGCGACTGGCTGCGCACGTACGACCGCTACTGGGGGCACCAGCTCGACCGCATCAAGGCGCGGGCCGAGCGGAACGCGGGTCTACCGCCCGCGGGCCCGCCGACGCGCCCGGACCCCACACACTGACCGAGGAGGGACCGGAGTGGCTGCAACCGTCACCGAACGGGCGGTACACGCGCTGGAGATCGTGCGCGAGGAGGTGATCGCGGCGCCGATCGCCGGCGTCTTCGACGCCGTGCTCGCGCAGCTCGGGCCGGAGAACGAGACGCCGGGCACGGGGCGCATGCCGATGGTGCTCGAGGCGTGGCCCGGCGGCCGCTGGTACCGCGACCTGGGCGACGGTGCCGGGCACTTCTGGGGCTCCGTGCAGGCGATCCGGTCGCCCGTGCTGCTCGAGATCTGTGGGCCGCTCTTCATGTCGTACCCGGCCGTCTCCAACGTCCAGTTCCGGCTCGCCGAGGACGGTGGGACCACGCGGCTACGTTTCGTGCACCGCGCCA is drawn from Gemmatimonadetes bacterium T265 and contains these coding sequences:
- a CDS encoding ketosteroid isomerase, with protein sequence MTDAVPDDVTDDRTDDVTGEVANDEAVVRAVYAGFNRRDLPAVLARLHGDVVWANGMEGGYEHGREAVRAYWTRQWAAIQPQVDPARVSRRADGATAVEVHQVVRDLEGNVLLDETVRHLFRIDGGLVTRFDVETAGGLSALAHG
- a CDS encoding MarR family transcriptional regulator; amino-acid sequence: MTSDAPSPDVLSTPGHLISLAARGFARLSEARLKPLGFGVGHLPVLVALQEGRAATQRDLARVARVEQPSMAQLLARMERDGLIRRTPSATDGRSRRVALTAAAEARLPHARAVLLEGNREALSDFTNEEAAQLVALLTRVIANLDRIATADAPPPSARD
- a CDS encoding AI-2E family transporter, with protein sequence MIDDAGHSAPDVPRHVAREAGRDARHDGSVLTPDVDVAAAARAVGPDAAEPDLAKTGAAVASLGVRSANLTILTALAVLYTLYFAREFLLPIVFALLLSFLLSPVVRAFARVRIPPPLGAGLIVLTMLGVLGSGAFGLSGAVRDWATTAPRTLATAEAKLGKILKPLQRASKTAEQVANGATTAAAGAGAAGAKPAAVVVEGPSLAARVFGTTQRSIASILEVLILLYFLLASGDLFLQKLIKVLPNLGEKRKAVQIARETESSISTYLLTATVLNVGEGLVVTGVMYLWGMPTPALWGALVVLFEYIPYLGALSMVVILTVAAVTTFDSVGHALLVPTSFLLINLIQGNLVAPLLLGHRLSLNPVALFVGLAFWFWIWGVPGAFIAVPLLATFKIFCDHIESLASIGEFLGQRDEQERRASVRLRWDDGERTAAGQRAAGIGASG
- a CDS encoding transcriptional regulator — protein: MARLATTADVFTAIAEPRRREILDLLSDGRARAVGDVVARLALAQPAVSKHLGVLRAVGLVSVAKAGQHRLYRLDAAPLASVRDWLRTYDRYWGHQLDRIKARAERNAGLPPAGPPTRPDPTH